In one window of Chloroflexota bacterium DNA:
- a CDS encoding type II toxin-antitoxin system YafQ family toxin, whose translation MMKIVRRTSQFKKDVKRMGKRGKEFEEFKAVIKKLTLEEKLEVKYRDHYLVGQYKGSRECHIESDWLLIYELGGEELILIRTGTHADLFR comes from the coding sequence TTGATGAAAATCGTCAGAAGAACCTCACAATTCAAAAAAGACGTAAAGCGTATGGGGAAGCGTGGAAAGGAATTTGAAGAATTCAAGGCCGTAATCAAGAAGTTGACATTAGAAGAGAAATTGGAAGTAAAGTATCGAGATCATTATTTGGTAGGTCAATATAAAGGTAGCCGGGAGTGTCATATTGAGTCTGATTGGTTGCTCATATATGAATTGGGGGGCGAAGAACTTATTCTAATCCGAACAGGGACACATGCGGATTTGTTTCGATGA
- a CDS encoding DUF3368 domain-containing protein, with amino-acid sequence MIVVSDATPLIGLAKIGKLELLKELFGMIRIPGSVYAKVVTNARGRPGAVEVSQADWIVTQTSADRTKVDYLRADLDAGEAEALVLAEEVSADWILLDETKARLAANLLGFRYMGTIGLLLLAKRLGELEVVRPFLDELNEKNFYISERVYQLTVRKAGE; translated from the coding sequence ATGATTGTCGTTTCTGATGCCACGCCGCTGATCGGATTGGCAAAAATTGGCAAATTGGAACTCTTGAAGGAGTTGTTTGGTATGATACGGATTCCAGGGTCGGTTTATGCTAAAGTGGTTACAAATGCGAGAGGCCGTCCTGGGGCAGTGGAAGTTAGTCAGGCGGACTGGATTGTGACGCAAACATCTGCTGATCGGACCAAAGTTGATTATTTGCGGGCCGACTTGGATGCAGGTGAGGCCGAAGCCCTTGTTTTGGCCGAAGAAGTATCGGCGGACTGGATACTTTTGGATGAGACGAAGGCGCGGTTAGCAGCAAATTTACTTGGTTTCCGGTATATGGGCACAATCGGTTTGCTCCTTTTGGCGAAAAGACTAGGGGAACTTGAAGTGGTGCGTCCGTTTTTGGATGAACTCAATGAAAAAAATTTCTACATCAGTGAACGAGTGTATCAGTTGACGGTGAGAAAAGCGGGGGAATAG
- a CDS encoding UPF0175 family protein, translating to MSEMIALETQIPEDIFLTLQARGLFKAVLAERSRQYMAIRFYQERVLSLGKAARLSGMGLWDFVEFLSTNHVPVIDHSEEELAVEFASADQLAGELGE from the coding sequence ATGTCTGAAATGATCGCACTAGAAACGCAGATACCTGAGGATATATTTTTGACCTTGCAGGCTCGCGGTTTGTTCAAAGCGGTTCTGGCAGAACGTTCACGACAGTATATGGCGATCCGTTTTTATCAGGAACGGGTATTGTCCCTGGGCAAAGCGGCTCGCCTTTCTGGTATGGGTCTTTGGGATTTTGTAGAGTTCCTGTCCACTAATCATGTGCCTGTAATCGACCATAGCGAAGAAGAATTGGCTGTTGAGTTCGCGTCCGCTGACCAATTAGCGGGGGAATTGGGGGAATGA
- a CDS encoding HNH endonuclease, with protein sequence MTQRGKVSIEIQEFVRQRAAGLCEYCHTQECWQYVRFTVDHVVPLSKGGTDDQTNLALACFHCNRRKSNHMTAIDSETGDEAALYNPRKHIWQDHFIWSVDGLSIIGLTSIGRATVTALEFNRERVLNIRSADGAVNRHPPVGDPVQKAT encoded by the coding sequence GTGACTCAGAGGGGCAAAGTATCGATTGAAATTCAGGAATTTGTTCGCCAGCGGGCGGCAGGGTTGTGTGAATACTGCCATACTCAGGAGTGTTGGCAATACGTAAGATTTACGGTTGACCATGTAGTCCCGTTATCGAAAGGGGGTACCGATGACCAAACTAATCTGGCGTTGGCGTGTTTTCATTGCAATCGCAGAAAATCTAATCATATGACGGCAATAGACTCTGAAACTGGAGATGAAGCCGCACTATACAATCCCAGAAAGCATATTTGGCAGGATCACTTCATTTGGTCGGTTGATGGTTTAAGCATAATCGGGCTGACGTCGATAGGCAGGGCAACGGTAACCGCTTTAGAATTCAACCGTGAGCGAGTCCTTAATATTCGTTCAGCAGATGGGGCTGTGAATCGGCACCCGCCAGTTGGCGATCCGGTGCAGAAGGCAACCTGA
- a CDS encoding type II toxin-antitoxin system HicB family antitoxin, which yields MEKHHRYLVLIEQDEDGIFVASVPAIKGCHTQAKSLENVWSRVREAIELCLEVETQDEPPMRFVGVQHIELPV from the coding sequence ATGGAAAAGCATCATCGTTATTTGGTCTTGATTGAACAAGATGAAGATGGGATTTTTGTGGCTTCGGTCCCCGCTATAAAAGGTTGTCATACGCAAGCAAAGTCTCTAGAAAACGTGTGGTCTCGCGTTCGGGAGGCGATAGAATTATGCTTGGAAGTTGAGACGCAAGATGAGCCGCCGATGCGTTTTGTAGGTGTTCAGCACATCGAACTTCCAGTGTGA
- a CDS encoding type II toxin-antitoxin system RelB/DinJ family antitoxin, protein MKTSTISARIDPDLKKNVERVFSELGITSSQAITLFYKQVELQQGLPFIVKIPNAITLDALGKASERTDLETFNTVEDLFEDLGI, encoded by the coding sequence ATGAAAACATCCACAATATCTGCTAGAATTGATCCAGACCTCAAGAAAAATGTGGAGCGAGTATTTAGCGAATTGGGGATAACTTCTTCTCAGGCAATAACACTTTTCTACAAGCAGGTGGAGTTGCAGCAGGGATTACCATTTATTGTAAAAATACCCAATGCGATAACATTGGATGCGCTGGGGAAAGCCAGCGAGCGCACTGATTTGGAAACCTTCAATACGGTTGAGGATTTGTTCGAAGATTTGGGGATTTGA
- a CDS encoding type II toxin-antitoxin system HicA family toxin has protein sequence MSKIPPLHPRKMCRILEKLGFEAIRQKGSHIFYRHPDGRGTVVPFHSGEDLGRGLVRSILRDIELPREEFLKFLRRR, from the coding sequence GTGAGTAAGATTCCCCCACTTCATCCCCGTAAGATGTGTCGTATATTGGAAAAACTTGGATTCGAAGCAATCCGTCAGAAGGGGAGTCATATTTTTTATCGCCATCCTGATGGTCGCGGGACAGTTGTTCCTTTTCATTCTGGGGAAGATTTAGGGCGTGGATTGGTGCGCAGCATTCTGAGGGATATTGAATTGCCTCGAGAAGAATTCCTAAAATTTTTGCGTCGCAGATAG